From the Musa acuminata AAA Group cultivar baxijiao chromosome BXJ3-1, Cavendish_Baxijiao_AAA, whole genome shotgun sequence genome, the window agtgtaccttcaaaatgtatggataagtacatgtgttttaacctgattaagaagcatcttttattgagatatcaattgaatgctgcacaaatatgttccaattaacaactagctttgtacgatacctttataatttgctttgctagtcatttcaatttgagtgagattttatttacacttaatatttcacattgtacatttaccatcatagaattacaaattaattattttagaagtaaTAACATGATAAGCAAAAAGGACCGTAAAAATTACACAAGGATGTTTTTTGAGTATCGAGTTGAGTAAAGTCAATTTAGCTAAAGTATAGCAAAAATATAAAATGCCACATTATAAAACCTTATTAACTATAGTAATAATTGcatcataaatgcataagaacttcttgctaacaacacatcataaaaatttatagttccaatgTTAAGGGCACAAAATTGCAGACTTGACTTCAGCAACATTTCAAGAGCTCATGTAAATCTCTCAATTTGGATAAGTGAATATAAACAAAAACTTCGGATCAGTGAGcataactaaaatcttgatcacaagcactacaaaatgctattggaagttgaatctagacaacataagagctaataatcaaagaaaaaacattctaccaagtgacactatcCCATAATTCCATATCCACATATTGCAATCGCTATCATCTGAGAAATGACCAAGCTGAAACCATCAGCAATTGAGTCCCAAATTTCATTAAGACAAACACACCAACATTAACACCTAAAGGTCGAGGAGAGGTCATAAATCATTGGAATTTGTCTGTATTAGCATCTACTTGAtagcaaattttgaaaataaaagagaaacaacCCATATTAAGTGAGTGTCATCTGGTTACTAATCCTTATCAAGCTATGACAAATAACAATCACCAAGAGAGAACTCTAAGATCACAAgaaaggtagctttgcatttaatattccatttaaaatcacaaaaatatttaaagatggacatttgtcttcatgatttcttacttcttgagattctcttcaattttttttaaaaaaattctgacCTAGTTCCTAGCTCAAAGCAACATTAACATAACCAAAAAAACTGATAGCACCAACACTTGAGAGTAAATAAATCTAAATCACCATTGTTGAAATTGTATGACACTCAATGGTTATAACCAATCATAcagcattttagaaaatgatagtagCTACCCATGATATCTtcacttcttgttgttgttggtacAATGAACAATCTGAATCTTGAACGAGGCAAACACACAGAGATGCACAAATTACGAAATATGGCATGTCACGTAAAACTAGATAACtgacatcaataaaatatttcctatataagattagagaatggactacataacaacataaaaaaattatcccagatagatttattttctgaatttctATATTCATGACCAAGGTCTGCAATATCGAAttttaccgcccggtacgggcggtatataCCGGTATGTAGACCGCCCGCTACCAGGCGGTACATTCAAAAAAATCTCGTATCGAACGATACGATGTAATATTGAgctgtaacggtcgatttcgatcgttaccacactgtagcaatgctacagtgctccaacggtcgttACCACACTATAGTAGTGGTACAGtgctccaatggtcaatttgaccgttggagccctttctcattctatttaagtcattcttctcccctatttcattatactctcttaaactctctctcaaacttttttttctctcctaaactctacaaaacaacaatttatgaattcaatcaaggctaatttgggaagattaaaaggaagagttttttaatcaagaggtatgtattcgctttctttaattagagagtaattaagatctttaagattatgattagtgtgtttcatgcatattaaatattgaataatatttatgatagtaaaataagtttaattaagttttattaaagttatttaatgctgtgataagtcattttaatgatgatttaatcaaaatttattcgattttatatcaattcaatgtctttaatacctattagggtatttgtcatgtttatagtgttgaaagagacgtaattagtgaaaaattaactatgttaatcgtataattagtgtagataaatgatgattttatcataatttaaatcatattggattaaaattacatatttgaatcatattgatcccattgacctccaattctacaataaAGATTCAGAGCCAATATTAGATTGGGTGGagacccgtcgttcgttttgatgataaaattaacaatcaggtatatctacatatgtaattatttaattaatttaaattttagaatttatattataataaaatagtctaacaattcaaatgatttttctgtagatatttcaatctataacgggctgaaatacgaaTCTCGAACaaaactacctcaaagcccgaaaaagatatgtgatactattcttacctaatttacattgattttgctaaacttatactattactatatttatttataacttgaaaaccctatcctaactttttttttattttcaggtattttcggagggtttaacGGActgaaattaggtgtaccgctcggtgcaCCTGGgggtaccggtcggtacaccgtaccgtaccgtaccgagcccaggtcgaaacaccggtacggtacgatattgcgaaccttgttcatgacaaccaaagcaataatatactcctaaATTCTAGACACCTAGAAATGCAAACTTAGAGTAATGAGGAAACTAtttgctgcctcatgttcaaatgtgggaaaaaaaaataattttgaaaagtgGAGCCAACAACTGAAAGTCCAACAGCTAATCGTGCGAAGTTTTTAAGTGACTCATCAACAGCGAAGGTATTATGTTCAGTACCTTTACATGCAAATTCAACAAGGTAGGAAAACctatattattaatatgataaattgtcattttttaaatgataaaacgATTAGTTAAATATCAACTACAGAATATAAAGTCAGAATAGTGCAAAGTGGAAAACACACAAATAAAGGAGAAAAACCAAAGTATAAAGGAATCAAaatgtgtctaaaaatattatcaatgaatGATCTATAATAAAGAGAAGTATCTAAAATACAATTCCAGAATTTGATAGgtcttttttttgctttcttacggAACAGAGagactaatagaagtcacaattctttgttagtaatgagtaatgacaactaatttgttcgaaagattatggaatgttattattgatgaataatataacaaaaggagaaaaaacaaagtctaaaggaatcgaaacatgtctaaaaatattattgatgaatgaTCTGTAATAGAAGAGCAATATTTAGAATGCAATCCAGAATTTgataagatctctttttttctttcttacataACAGAAAGCAAGgtctgaaatttcgtaccgtaccggagtttcaacgatcgctcggtacggtacggaacggtataccgctcggtataccgagcgatataccgttcgatatatatatatatatatatatatattatatttatttcttatttatttattggctgacgtcgcatcgcctcggcgacgtcgccttttccttccccacacggggcgacgtcgccaaggcgacgtcgtgtcgcctcggtgACGTTGCCGAAAAAGACGTTGCGTCGCCTCGACGACatcgccgaggcgacgcgacgtcgcctcgattatttaaattatatatatatatatatatatatatatatatatatataaatgcctCGGTGACGTCGCTAAAAAAGATAACATCACATCGctttttttctaatatatatatatatatatatatattcgttccGCCCGGTtacgggcggtccgcgtatcgataatctctcggaccggtacgtaccgcccgtaccgggcggtacagtccggtattgCAGACACTGACAGAAagactaatagaagtcacaattctttgttagtaattataactaatttgataaaaagattacAAAATGTTAAGAGGCAGGCCAGAAGTTAGACAAGAAAGAGAATTAATTAGTGCAGTagacttttcaatgataaaatttgagaaaccaccaTAGATACTTTCTAGTAAAGGAGTAACCAAATTATTCAACAAAGAAAGGATACTTGAACTTGATTCTCAAATTCCAGTAAATgaaacatcaatgctctaagtctctttgtccctgaataataaaaaaaagcaatgtgccttgatcataacatgaatgaaaggtaagcctcaacatatgactaAAGCATCACAAATGTCAATCTATGAGAAAATTGTTGGAGGTGAAATATCTTTAAGCATGAAACAATTTGCAAACAACTTAATCTATAATCAGTGACATTAGGCAAAATCTCATTGTATGAAGCTGAAAATATTGACGGTTATGAATAATAGTAGACATTTGTTATAATATTGACAATTATGGAAAGACCCTTACTGTAAATTTATGGAGGAAAAggggaaaaagaggaaaaaatatgATGGAACTTAAAAATGGTGTCTATATTCCTTCTTAAAATCTATATGCAGGCTCAACAAAAAAATAACAGATGACTTCTAAGTTTTTTGCAAAACCAGTTCACTTAGTATATCactaaaatgcattgaagtaattcttggaataattgaactcttcaaaacaatttgaaatatttcattaagAAGTTCAGAAAGCATAGAAAAAGAGGGGAGGACCAATTCAttaattcaaatgaaggaaaagtgtgTGTTTAAGTTGAGCTTCTAGTTCGAATGATACATTGTCCAAAGATGTAACATTCAGTCTTGCGAGTTCTTCCggctttctttcattttgttagttcatttatgacaaacaatgtctagcatatcagcttggagattttatataaagtcgtccacttttggaaaaaaaaaagtaaactagttgttcattcatgttacaaattctctcaaatttatgttcaaagtgtgaggcttcaagtcaaacactaacaagcacctaGTAGAAGGATCTTTTATGGATGGCTCCACATCAGGTACGAAATATTCAGACCATTTGAAACAGAGGGGAGAATAACAAAATTTGACCAGtatgaataattattattctggataataagggtgagctaaccatatgtgcatcaataaaaaaatgcacaatttcacaacataaaactgatttctagttttataattcaaacaccaacaaccattaatcaagagaaaaagaaggttgtatATGCACCTTCCCCGTGTTGCAAAGGGTGCACACAACGTTGGCCATGAGCTTCACTGCAGCTTCTTGTTTGTCTCGATCAAGCTCTGGAGGTTTCTGAGGATTATCAATCTCCGCCGCATTAGCCTTGTCCATAAGGCCAATGATAGTTTAcaagatatatatgatgatggcaaggggcacagaggtagaggtgttggaagggatggtaactttggtgatggaaacttcaaatgcttacccaatattcaatttgtctctccattacaaccaacaagatcatgaatagattattaaaaaaaatgatgacttaaaTAAATCAATCGGAATTATCGtgtcaaattcaaacttggtaccacatatgatattactggaatcgcaataaataatcacaaccgctactgctaccttaatctcagtaaacaaatagggaagttggaaacaagaaataccaactcaaaggtCGGTGTGATACTTACAAAGGCAAATTTCAGATATAGTGcttggatgctgaaacttgtggtaaatgaccacaatagcataattgaaaaaatactgaaatagtagccatgtcattaattggtgaacatttatatgaGACATAGCAAGCTTGTCTATAaagctcatgaacattgctaCCACTCTGCTACAACTACAACTGATTCAGCAAGATAAATCCAAATCGAAACCTTTAATGAAGATCTTGTTAATCGGAAGGACCCGAACTACTCCACTATCACTATAATGAAGCATTTATGAACTGTTGGtctagtaagctaacttccaaactttagaactgcattatatcccatttgacaccatttttcaagccctatcttaggatcagaagtgtatctatgttgcagaagacataatctattcatggaaagacatataaatttgatatttttgtttatttcacagggaaaaacatgataaacagaattacaatgcctcacctttatcaagctcatagatttatttgtttggtatctctttactattatggtATATACTGTGGTTTGCAGTTCTCTTAGGTTTAATAACTGctttctacagaaattatgacacatcttactaaaaacaaaaaattttaggcttggatttcactcttgaactTATCTTTATTTTCGAAAAATTTCAAATTGAAAATTATTCAATTCATGAACAGTTTTTTAAACAATATCTGAGTGGTTGATCAACAGTCTTTTGATTGTCAAACACAATTCTAGTTTTGTAACTCcacaattttctaaattatttcaCCCTCTAAACAAAATCCTGAGATGCTTTAGTATCGTTGTATAtgcaaataaacataaaaaaaatactatttcaaGTGAAATGAAGTACTCCGTAgtgaaataatatctacaccaaatAAAAGTTTTCACGGGTTCTAGAATGATCctgaaagaacataaaaaatctgaaggctaatggatattttagggaacctttagtcacccaaaaaataaagacataagaagttacatcttagatcaaaattatgcatagatcTCTTAGTTGTTGAATATGATTATAGTTGTGCAACACCATAAGTTTCCATATTTTCACCCTCTAAGCAAATCCGAAGATGCTTTAATATCTTTGTATCTGTGAATAAAGATTTAGCAAAGACACCATAGCAAGATTTTAAATTCATCATGTGAAAGTACTTTGATCTGGCAATAGAGCTACAtagttcaatcttcaaagtttcttaatggtcctaaaagaatataaaattctgaagttcaacttatatcataggaaacctatagttagaaaagaaaaaagaagcatagggtcataagcaattacctcttataatgcatagatctcacgattgtcaaacacacttctagatatgcaatgtgatgtcttcatgtgataactaggccatattgaatgttataagaaatctcaactcaaaaaaaaatggaaaaggaAATCTGAAGTTTGTTATACGGTTCAATTTTCAAAGTTTGTTTTGGCAATGTGATATCTTCATGTGATACTTAAGGCCATATTACAAGTGCTTTGTTCTGGCAATAGAGCTACACAGTTCAATTTTCAAAGTTTCTTTAtagtcctaaaagaatataaaattcttaagtttaacttatatcataggaaacttatagtcggaaagaaaaaatagaaacataaggtcataggcaattacctcttataatgcatagatctcTCGATTGTCAAACACTcttctaggtgtgcaatgtgatgtcttcatgtgatatcaaggccatattgaatatcataagaaatctgaactcaaaaaagaaaaaaaacaataagcatctatcagtttgatctaattatgcatgattagcatacacaacaaaatatatagtctgcacaaaaattctcatacaaaaatgagacaaagatagtaacttacaaaaaagaaacacaagaGAAGCAAATTAAAATCACTTTAAACCACATAATTAGATTATAACAATTGGGCAAAAATTATAGACCACATGTTTCATCAATTGGGCAATAATCATATCGATAACTATGAAATGATAAACAATAAATAGGAAACAAAAATCAGACTCGTAGCTGCAATGATAGTCATGTTGTAAATAAGCCTACTAAAATCTGTAAAAGGCTGTAAGGTTTCTAACTTACCTTAGGCGGTTGCGCTCATATTTGAAGATCTCGAATCCATGCGCTTGTATGAAAATGTACTGCCTCTTTGACACCACGAAACTTCCCATCGCAATGTTACCAACAACAGATCTTCATGCCAAGCACTAGAGAAGTCTTCCATTTGGAATCTTAATCATTTCCACCTATCCACCTTTTCATCTTATGATGACATTAAATTGGGCAAAGGGCAGTTCAGGTTTTGTTATTTTGGGAGTCTCAAAGATATTCTAAAACTTGACTGTCTCATCTGCTGctgcagaagctactacacctCCCAGTGGACTCCCAGCCAAGGAAAGAACCCGGGATGAATGACCGGAAACCTCAGCCACTCTCGTCATGGATGGGTAATTCCACAAGGTGAGTTGATTGTTCGACGAACCATGGGAGGTCAGTAATTCAGATTTGTTTTTGTCCCATAGCAATGCACAAACTTCAGAGCCAGCATCAATCGAGTTCAAGCAAGCACCGTTAACGGTGTTCCAAAACTTAACGCAATGATCATTGCAAcctccaccagaagccagcaGGTTGCTCCGAGTTGGGCACCAGTCAACGGCCTTCACAATGGAAGTGTGGCTGCTGATCCTGTGAAGCCATTGACGTTGACGTGGATGATCACGTGAGACAGGCATGCAGGCATCCCATATGTGCACTAGTTTGTCCTGCCCTCCACTCGCCAAATACCGCCCTGACAACACggaccatttaagactacaaactCCACGCCGATGCCCATTATAGAAACAGATGAACATGTCATCCTTTCTAAAGTCATAATCAACAACAGTGCCATCAAATCTTCCGACTGTCAAGATTGAATTACTTCTCCACGCAAGTGACAACACAGGGGCCTGGTTCTCATCTTCCATCCCATCCACGACATGTCCTGTTGCTAGATCAATCAGCATAAATCTGAATTGCCAAATGCGACAGCAAGAACTGCACAGTCTGGCGACCAGCGGATGCAAGTGATAGGTCCTCTGTCTTCTACGGGTTGTAGAAGCTTAGTCGACTCGTTTGCAGCGTCCCAGAGATACACTGCGTCCTCAAGGCCAATCgccaacacattattgcttccccagtcgaggagattcaaaacattatcatccaacaAGCCGTTGATTACCAAAACCCTCTCTGGTTCTTTAGGGATTCGCCTCTGCTGCTTCTTCTGCGGCCGAATGGGCTCGTCAAACTCGGGCAGCTTGCTGGCCGACGCTTCAGGTGCAGTCTTGAAAGCGAGGATACGAGACCTGTTCTTCAAAATGCACTCGTCAAGAAGCTTTTGGTACGCCACGCTCGATGGGGATTCCCTCGAACCATCACGCTGCGGTCTCGAAGGCCCGGTTAGGGCAAAGCGTGCGTAGTCCATGTCCATCGCCGACCGGAACGGGATGAAGCGGTCGTACTCCACACGCCTAgaacgcgaagaagacatattttcCAATCGAAACCAGAACGAGACTGGCTAGGTGACGAAAAACGATCGAGAAAACCAGAAAGATCGATCTTCCCACAAGAAAGTCGACAACCAAGAATCGATTAAAAGAACCCCAAGACCAACAAAAATTCTGAACCCGAATCAAAATTTCGACGGATGAAGAaccaagagaaaaaaagaaaggaatgagatcaccgCAATAAAAATCGAAGGGAAGGACCCTCGCAGCTGTGCCCGTTCGTGTTCGTCGGAGAGCAGTTCCGACCTTCGCAGAACGACGAGATCGCCGAGAGTCGATAGTCGAGAGCCGAGAGCCGAGAGTCGAGAGCCGAGCGCGCGAGGGGAGAGAAGTTGTTGTGATTGCAACAGAGTGGGCCCTCGGGTTATATAGATGTCACCCAGCCCAAGCGTTACATTCTAAAATCGTTTCGTTATATTTACCCAATCTACGTAGCGGATAGTTTGACATCACACCGTTAAATTTGGTGTACCTTATTCTTTTAGAATTTGTATGTTAAAGAAACAAGACGTGGCATTTTTTTATTAGTATAATGagatttgatattcttttatttgtcactaaaaaagaagatttttattttaggatattttaatttttaaataatatctataaactgataatatttttattaatacactaggttttgagtctcaaattataatatatcttattttttaattttaaatttagtaCAATATTCATTCACATAAATTATGCATCTAATTAACCCAACAAAGATCAAACAGTGAACAATTAGACAAAACTAGAAGTAAATGCTGACCATTctcaatttagatgataaatagttaaatacttgaattattaagaaaatatgacaattaatcatttttaattatattaatttattattattattctaaccaaaattcattgaaagttcatcttaaattgttggagcaaaacaatgatatacaaatttt encodes:
- the LOC135629282 gene encoding cell division cycle 20.2, cofactor of APC complex-like, giving the protein MEDENQAPVLSLAWRSNSILTVGRFDGTVVDYDFRKDDMFICFYNGHRRGVCSLKWSVLSGRYLASGGQDKLVHIWDACMPVSRDHPRQRQWLHRISSHTSIVKAVDWCPTRSNLLASGGGCNDHCVKFWNTVNGACLNSIDAGSEVCALLWDKNKSELLTSHGSSNNQLTLWNYPSMTRVAEVSGHSSRVLSLAGSPLGGVVASAAADETVKF
- the LOC135628448 gene encoding cell division cycle 20.1, cofactor of APC complex-like — its product is MSSSRSRRVEYDRFIPFRSAMDMDYARFALTGPSRPQRDGSRESPSSVAYQKLLDECILKNRSRILAFKTAPEASASKLPEFDEPIRPQKKQQRRIPKEPERVLVINGLLDDNVLNLLDWGSNNVLAIGLEDAVYLWDAANESTKLLQPVEDRGPITCIRWSPDCAVLAVAFGNSDLC